A window of the Lactuca sativa cultivar Salinas chromosome 7, Lsat_Salinas_v11, whole genome shotgun sequence genome harbors these coding sequences:
- the LOC111879539 gene encoding methylthioribose-1-phosphate isomerase-like isoform X2: protein MLEDDVASNKAIGSYGSSFIQIQQKESKKFPVLTHCNTASLATAEFGTALGVIRALHDDRVLGRAYCTETRPFNQGSRLTAYKLVHDKIPATLIGDYAAAALMKTRSIHAIIVGADRVTANGVKEKLKKQIKEVELAQSKEVSLHWYGMAESVQVIGGIYVSFSHLGEIRTFGMLHSRFKWVTSALCEHLVPMQKRGA from the exons ATGTTGGAAGATGATGTTGCTTCCAATAAAGCAATCGGGTCATATGGATCTTCTTTCATTCAAATTCAACAAAAGGAATCTAAGAAATTTCCTGTTTTGACACATTGTAATACTGCCAG TCTTGCAACAGCTGAATTTGGAACTGCTCTTGGAGTAATCCGTGCACTACATGATGATAGAGTACTAGGAAGAGCTTATTGTACAGAAACCCGTCCATTTAACCAA GGATCAAGATTGACAGCTTATAAATTAGTTCATGACAAAATACCCGCGACTCTTATAGGAGATTATGCAGCTGCTGCTTTAATGAAAACTAGATCTATCCATGCTATCATTGTTGGAGCTGATCGTGTTACTGCTAATG GTGTTAAAGAGAAGTTAAAGAAACAGATTAAAGAAGTGGAACTTGCACAATCGAAAGAAGTGTCATTACACTGGTATGGCATGGCAGAG AGTGTTCAAGTTATTGGTGGAATCTATGTGTCCTTCAGCCACTTGGGTGAG ATAAGGACATTTGGCATGTTACATTCAAGATTTAAATGGGTTACTTCAGCTCTCTGCGAACACCTTGTGCCAATGCAAAAAAGAGGAGCCTAA
- the LOC111879539 gene encoding methylthioribose-1-phosphate isomerase-like isoform X1, which yields MFDLVAFCSLLFQAYIEVAEVMLEDDVASNKAIGSYGSSFIQIQQKESKKFPVLTHCNTASLATAEFGTALGVIRALHDDRVLGRAYCTETRPFNQGSRLTAYKLVHDKIPATLIGDYAAAALMKTRSIHAIIVGADRVTANGVKEKLKKQIKEVELAQSKEVSLHWYGMAESVQVIGGIYVSFSHLGEIRTFGMLHSRFKWVTSALCEHLVPMQKRGA from the exons ATGTTTGATTTAGTTGCTTTTTGTTCTTTGCTTTTTCAGGCTTACATTGAAGTTGCTGAAGTAATGTTGGAAGATGATGTTGCTTCCAATAAAGCAATCGGGTCATATGGATCTTCTTTCATTCAAATTCAACAAAAGGAATCTAAGAAATTTCCTGTTTTGACACATTGTAATACTGCCAG TCTTGCAACAGCTGAATTTGGAACTGCTCTTGGAGTAATCCGTGCACTACATGATGATAGAGTACTAGGAAGAGCTTATTGTACAGAAACCCGTCCATTTAACCAA GGATCAAGATTGACAGCTTATAAATTAGTTCATGACAAAATACCCGCGACTCTTATAGGAGATTATGCAGCTGCTGCTTTAATGAAAACTAGATCTATCCATGCTATCATTGTTGGAGCTGATCGTGTTACTGCTAATG GTGTTAAAGAGAAGTTAAAGAAACAGATTAAAGAAGTGGAACTTGCACAATCGAAAGAAGTGTCATTACACTGGTATGGCATGGCAGAG AGTGTTCAAGTTATTGGTGGAATCTATGTGTCCTTCAGCCACTTGGGTGAG ATAAGGACATTTGGCATGTTACATTCAAGATTTAAATGGGTTACTTCAGCTCTCTGCGAACACCTTGTGCCAATGCAAAAAAGAGGAGCCTAA
- the LOC111879522 gene encoding putative germin-like protein 2-1: MQISPIYIEQSSFVKHQKPSALSLLFLSFHIFFFYLSLLLLIIFEEMWNRFILLSVVALTFSYLALAYEPSPLQDFCVADPNSTVKVNGVTCKNPMQVQAADFFFSGLHLRGNTSNQLGSKVTPVFATQLPGLNTLGISMVRIDYAPWGLNPPHTHPRATEILTVLEGTLQVGFVTSNPDNRFITKVLQKGDVFVFPVGLVHFQRNVGNGNAVVIAALSSQNPGAITIANAVFGANPSIPADILAKAFQVDKSVVDQLQAKF; the protein is encoded by the exons ATGCAGATTAGCCCTATATATATTGAACAAAGCAGCTTCGTAAAGCACCAAAAACCATCTGCATTGTCCCTCTTATTCCTTagctttcatattttttttttttatctttcattGCTGTTATTAATAATATTTGAAGAAATGTGGAACAGATTCATTTTATTGAGTGTTGTAGCTCTAACTTTTAGCTACCTTGCCTTAGCCTACGAGCCTAGTCCCCTCCAAGATTTTTGTGTAGCCGATCCCAATAGCACAG TCAAAGTAAATGGTGTAACATGTAAGAACCCGATGCAAGTTCAAGCAGCTGATTTCTTCTTCAGTGGGCTACATCTCAGGGGTAACACATCAAACCAATTGGGATCAAAGGTGACCCCAGTCTTTGCGACTCAGTTACCAGGGCTAAACACTTTAGGCATCTCAATGGTTCGAATTGACTATGCACCATGGGGACTTAATCCTCCTCACACTCACCCGAGAGCCACAGAGATTCTTACGGTTCTTGAAGGGACCCTACAAGTTGGATTTGTCACTTCTAATCCCGATAACCGCTTTATCACCAAGGTGTTGCAAAAGGGTGATGTTTTTGTGTTCCCTGTGGGACTTGTTCATTTCCAGCGGAATGTGGGTAATGGAAATGCTGTTGTTATTGCTGCATTAAGCAGTCAAAACCCAGGTGCTATAACAATTGCAAATGCTGTTTTCGGAGCAAATCCTTCAATTCCAGCGGATATTCTAGCCAAGGCATTCCAAGTGGATAAGAGTGTGGTGGATCAGCTACAAGCCAAATTCTAA
- the LOC111879523 gene encoding putative germin-like protein 2-1 has translation MWNRFILLSVVALTFSYLALAYEPSPLQDFCVADPNSTVKVNGVTCKNPMQVQAADFFFSGLHLRGNTSNQLGSKVTPVFATQLPGLNTLGISMVRIDYAPWGLNPPHTHPRATEILTVLEGTLQVGFVTSNPDNRFITKVLQKGDVFVFPVGLVHFQRNVGNGNAVVIAALSSQNPGAITIANAVFGANPSIPADILAKAFQVDKSVVDQLQAKF, from the exons ATGTGGAACAGATTCATTTTATTGAGTGTTGTAGCTCTAACTTTTAGCTACCTTGCCTTAGCCTACGAGCCTAGTCCCCTCCAAGATTTTTGTGTAGCCGATCCCAATAGCACAG TCAAAGTAAATGGTGTAACATGTAAGAACCCGATGCAAGTTCAAGCAGCTGATTTCTTCTTCAGTGGGCTACATCTCAGGGGTAACACATCAAACCAATTGGGATCAAAGGTGACCCCAGTCTTTGCGACTCAGTTACCAGGGCTAAACACTTTAGGCATCTCAATGGTTCGAATTGACTATGCACCATGGGGACTTAATCCTCCTCACACTCACCCGAGAGCCACAGAGATTCTTACGGTTCTTGAAGGGACCCTACAAGTTGGATTTGTCACTTCTAATCCCGATAACCGCTTTATCACCAAGGTGTTGCAAAAGGGTGATGTTTTTGTGTTCCCTGTGGGACTTGTTCATTTCCAGCGGAATGTGGGTAATGGAAATGCTGTTGTTATTGCTGCATTAAGCAGTCAAAACCCAGGTGCTATAACAATTGCAAATGCTGTTTTCGGAGCAAATCCTTCAATTCCAGCGGATATTCTAGCCAAGGCATTCCAAGTGGATAAGAGTGTGGTGGATCAGCTACAAGCCAAATTCTAA